The following are from one region of the Coffea eugenioides isolate CCC68of chromosome 2, Ceug_1.0, whole genome shotgun sequence genome:
- the LOC113762930 gene encoding uncharacterized protein LOC113762930 — protein sequence MDLSRITLRPFRLSDADDLLLWAGDDRVTRSIRWKTLASKEEALTFIGEVCIPHPWRRSICVDDLSKGFVSVFPGSGDERCRADIGYALAVEYWGQGITTEALKLAVPQVFKDFPEVLRLQAYAAAENIASQRVLEKAGFLKEGTLRKYSYLKGNLCDLVVYSFLSTDINPSV from the coding sequence ATGGACCTTTCACGCATCACGCTCCGTCCATTCAGGCTGTCGGACGCGGATGATTTACTTCTGTGGGCAGGTGATGATCGAGTGACTCGGTCCATCAGATGGAAGACTCTGGCATCAAAAGAGGAGGCATTGACCTTCATCGGGGAAGTCTGTATACCCCATCCTTGGCGTCGTTCGATCTGTGTCGACGATCTTTCGAAGGGCTTTGTATCAGTTTTCCCTGGATCAGGGGATGAGAGATGCAGAGCAGACATAGGATATGCTTTAGCAGTTGAATATTGGGGCCAAGGCATCACTACTGAGGCTTTAAAGTTGGCTGTTCCTCAGGTGTTCAAGGACTTCCCTGAAGTTTTAAGGCTCCAGGCTTATGCTGCTGCGGAAAATATAGCCTCGCAAAGGGTACTGGAGAAAGCTGGGTTTCTGAAGGAGGGCACATTGAGAAAGTATAGCTATCTCAAGGGGAATTTATGCGACTTGGTTGTTTACAGCTTCCTTTCTACAGATATCAATCCATCAgtctaa